One Methanohalophilus mahii DSM 5219 genomic window carries:
- a CDS encoding mechanosensitive ion channel family protein, giving the protein MFDDFYSTIVIVILTLLVVLLLQYLFKKTLIFKGDTFIRNLFFTLIIFLGMMLVIFSLPISSDSKQIIVSAIGIIVGATVALSSTTFVSNGMSGIMIRLIKPFYVGDYIRSDEIFGRVTDKTILYTRIQSEYRDLITVPNLKIMSNPLTTIRSSGTIISTNVSLGYDVCRQDIETALLKAADETGLKDPFVHVLELGDFSVTYKVGGLLKETKALLTERSNFKKAVLDSLHRMDIEIVSPTFMNQRVMKNGKRFIPPLRENKKDEEEFRADRDYIPRVSTEEIIFDKAIEAEMLDKARKTLEYFDNKKDKVEKQISCLPDESAEIQKNNWSSIKDRLGNIEQIVEALEKAPEPGEMESSPEGLLHSKVLEHLRSIMDSILEDYNQMVETMESESCEIEDKKSDELSDSGESVSENDVN; this is encoded by the coding sequence ATGTTCGATGATTTTTATTCGACTATTGTAATAGTTATATTGACATTACTGGTGGTCCTTCTTCTCCAGTATCTTTTCAAGAAAACTTTGATTTTCAAAGGTGACACTTTCATAAGGAATCTTTTCTTTACCCTTATAATATTCCTGGGTATGATGCTGGTTATATTTTCCCTGCCGATATCCAGTGATTCAAAACAGATTATTGTAAGTGCGATAGGTATTATTGTTGGTGCTACGGTAGCTCTTTCTTCTACCACTTTTGTTTCAAACGGAATGTCAGGTATAATGATCCGGCTCATCAAACCATTCTATGTGGGTGATTACATAAGAAGCGATGAAATCTTTGGCAGGGTGACGGACAAAACTATACTCTATACACGAATTCAGTCCGAATATCGTGATCTTATCACCGTGCCAAACCTGAAAATAATGTCCAATCCCCTGACTACCATCCGCTCGTCGGGAACCATAATCTCTACTAATGTTTCACTGGGTTATGATGTATGCCGGCAGGATATTGAAACAGCCCTTCTAAAGGCGGCTGATGAGACAGGTCTGAAGGATCCTTTCGTACATGTTCTTGAGCTGGGGGATTTCTCCGTCACCTACAAGGTGGGGGGTCTGCTGAAAGAGACTAAAGCCTTGCTAACTGAACGTTCTAATTTTAAGAAGGCAGTGCTGGATTCCCTTCATAGGATGGATATCGAAATTGTATCCCCTACATTCATGAACCAGAGGGTCATGAAGAATGGTAAACGATTCATCCCGCCCCTGAGGGAAAATAAAAAGGATGAGGAGGAATTCCGGGCTGATAGGGATTATATTCCCAGGGTATCCACCGAAGAAATCATTTTTGATAAGGCTATAGAGGCTGAAATGCTGGATAAAGCTCGAAAAACGCTGGAATATTTCGATAATAAAAAGGATAAAGTGGAAAAACAAATTTCCTGCCTTCCTGACGAATCTGCCGAAATCCAGAAGAATAATTGGTCTTCTATAAAGGATCGATTGGGCAACATAGAGCAGATTGTTGAGGCACTGGAAAAAGCTCCGGAACCGGGAGAAATGGAATCATCCCCCGAAGGCCTGCTCCATTCCAAGGTACTTGAACACCTCCGTTCCATCATGGACAGCATTCTTGAAGATTATAACCAAATGGTGGAAACAATGGAATCTGAGTCCTGTGAGATTGAGGATAAAAAATCTGATGAGTTATCCGATAGTGGTGAATCTGTCAGTGAAAATGATGTTAATTAA
- a CDS encoding MarC family protein, with product MDVVSFFIYSFVSIFVIVSPIGAVVTFISLTSSMTQEEKNSIATRATLLACAICIFFAVTGHGILNVFGISVDSLRVAGGILLFKVAFDMLLSRVSGESVTEEEIHESLSRDDVWIFPIALPLMTGPATITTVVVLSGTSPLISHKLVVLLAILLTFGICFVTLYYSRRLYKLIGYTGAHVITRLLGLFLAALAVDFVTHGVWNIYSNLAGVT from the coding sequence ATGGACGTTGTATCATTCTTTATTTACTCTTTTGTTAGCATCTTCGTTATCGTGAGTCCGATCGGAGCAGTCGTAACGTTCATCTCTCTTACAAGCAGCATGACACAGGAAGAAAAAAACAGTATAGCAACCCGTGCAACCCTTCTTGCCTGTGCTATATGCATTTTCTTTGCAGTTACCGGTCACGGCATCCTCAATGTTTTCGGGATTAGTGTAGATTCCCTGAGGGTGGCTGGTGGAATATTGTTATTCAAGGTAGCTTTTGATATGCTGCTCTCAAGAGTATCCGGAGAAAGTGTAACGGAAGAGGAAATTCATGAATCCCTCAGCCGTGATGATGTCTGGATATTCCCCATTGCCCTTCCATTGATGACAGGACCTGCAACAATCACAACCGTAGTCGTGCTGTCGGGTACATCCCCTTTAATTTCTCATAAACTAGTCGTATTGCTGGCAATCCTGCTGACATTTGGTATATGTTTTGTGACTCTATACTATTCCCGTCGTCTCTATAAATTAATAGGATACACCGGAGCACATGTTATCACCAGGCTACTCGGGCTTTTCCTCGCAGCTCTTGCGGTGGATTTTGTAACTCATGGTGTGTGGAATATATACAGTAACCTTGCAGGAGTCACCTGA
- a CDS encoding universal stress protein, with product MVYNTILITTDGSENARKAVQKGIELARACGSKVYALYVMEMNPVGITREAIHRDWKTAMQVSLPEHISPAQWREFAKIADENWKIERKKHLEEKAENILSYVEELGKNKDVNVEKVHIEGKPANEILDFASDKKVDLIVMGTLGMGSDGTFRLGRVAERVIHNAGCDVMSVR from the coding sequence ATGGTATATAACACTATATTGATAACTACCGACGGTTCTGAAAATGCACGAAAAGCAGTGCAAAAGGGAATAGAACTGGCAAGGGCTTGTGGCTCAAAGGTCTATGCACTTTATGTAATGGAAATGAATCCTGTAGGCATTACCAGGGAAGCAATACACAGGGACTGGAAAACGGCAATGCAGGTGTCGCTTCCAGAACACATATCTCCGGCCCAATGGCGCGAATTTGCAAAGATTGCCGATGAGAACTGGAAAATTGAGCGCAAGAAACACCTCGAGGAAAAAGCAGAAAATATTCTTTCCTACGTCGAAGAACTCGGGAAAAATAAAGACGTAAATGTCGAAAAAGTACATATCGAAGGCAAACCGGCAAACGAGATCCTTGATTTTGCCTCCGACAAGAAGGTCGACCTGATTGTTATGGGTACATTGGGTATGGGTTCTGACGGGACATTCCGGCTGGGACGTGTAGCAGAAAGAGTAATCCATAATGCCGGCTGTGATGTAATGTCGGTCAGGTGA
- a CDS encoding valine--tRNA ligase → MTIPKEYNPQEVEKKWQNAWDMSMYHFDWEDENKPQYIIDTPPPYPTGNFHIGNSLNWCYIDFVARYKRMQGFNVMFPQGWDCHGLPTEVKVEEIHGITKNQVPRAEFRKLCEELTLGNIEKMRQTMRMLGFSVDWSNEFITMKPEYFVKTQRSFVQMQKQGRIYQADHPVNWCPRCETAIAFAEVEYEARDTKLNYLSFDKVRIATTRPELLAACVAVAINPEDERYKENIGENVKVPLFDHEVPVIADKEVDPEFGTGVVMICTFGDKQDVRWWIEHNLPLRKAIDRNGFMTGIAGKYEGMKSSECKDAIIQDLKEQGYLYDQDSLDQNVGMCWRCNTPIEILSERQWFVKIENDKILATANEINWIPDYMKIRLENWTNTMEWDWCISRQRIFATPIPVWYCKQCGKSLIAEEEWLPLDPTQTKPPTPCECGSTDFEAEEDVLDTWMDSSLTALHVTGWLTDHEMRSPAQLRPQGHDIIRTWAFYSILRSKALQDSRPWDSIMINGMVLGEDGHKMSKSRGNIISPEEVVDQYSSDAFRQWAAIGGSTGSDVMFRWKDVVSGSRYFNKMWSIFRFSMSHLEELLPEIPEVATSSLGTVDRWLLSKLNRLIISVTENMDNYQFDEAYKSIRGFAWETLADNYIELVKARLYGEDETSKKAARYTLYTTLETLTRMLAPFAPFFAEEVYSHISTGSVHQTKWPSSNREIIDETAEKQGEIIKDLASSIRRYKSDCGMALNAPLKKIEIYSVMDDVTDLEGATNSAVEVIEGKPEFEHVPVDVKPNMGIIGPKFRKQAGSIIATLKSMDASRVAQMKESRSIDIEVDGEKINLEPESVEIIKEVTSAGRTVDVLEVSDVMAVILR, encoded by the coding sequence ATGACGATCCCTAAAGAATATAACCCCCAAGAAGTGGAAAAAAAATGGCAGAATGCCTGGGACATGTCAATGTACCATTTTGATTGGGAAGATGAGAATAAACCCCAGTATATAATAGATACCCCACCCCCCTATCCTACGGGCAATTTCCATATCGGAAATTCCCTTAACTGGTGTTACATCGATTTTGTTGCAAGATACAAACGCATGCAGGGATTCAACGTCATGTTTCCACAGGGATGGGACTGTCACGGCCTTCCCACCGAGGTGAAGGTGGAAGAGATACATGGTATTACTAAAAACCAGGTCCCAAGAGCTGAATTCCGGAAACTCTGCGAAGAACTTACACTTGGGAATATAGAGAAAATGCGCCAGACAATGCGCATGCTGGGTTTTTCGGTGGATTGGAGTAACGAATTCATCACGATGAAACCCGAATACTTCGTGAAAACACAGCGCTCTTTTGTCCAGATGCAAAAACAGGGACGTATCTATCAGGCCGATCATCCGGTGAACTGGTGTCCGCGGTGTGAAACAGCTATTGCCTTTGCAGAAGTCGAATATGAAGCAAGGGACACAAAACTGAATTACCTGAGCTTTGATAAAGTCAGGATTGCCACCACAAGACCTGAATTGTTGGCTGCCTGTGTCGCTGTGGCAATCAATCCCGAAGATGAAAGGTATAAAGAAAATATTGGTGAAAATGTAAAAGTACCTTTATTTGACCATGAAGTGCCTGTAATCGCAGACAAAGAGGTCGATCCGGAATTCGGTACAGGTGTGGTAATGATATGTACCTTCGGTGACAAACAGGATGTACGCTGGTGGATCGAGCACAACCTACCTCTACGTAAGGCTATTGACCGCAATGGATTTATGACAGGTATTGCCGGCAAATACGAAGGAATGAAATCTTCAGAATGCAAGGATGCAATCATACAGGACCTCAAAGAGCAGGGTTACCTTTACGATCAGGACAGCCTTGACCAGAACGTGGGAATGTGCTGGCGTTGCAACACACCGATAGAAATCCTGTCTGAAAGGCAATGGTTTGTCAAAATTGAAAATGACAAAATCCTTGCGACAGCAAATGAGATCAACTGGATTCCCGACTACATGAAGATACGCCTGGAGAACTGGACAAACACCATGGAATGGGATTGGTGTATATCCAGACAGCGTATTTTTGCTACTCCTATACCGGTGTGGTACTGCAAACAATGTGGCAAATCCCTGATCGCAGAAGAGGAGTGGTTGCCTCTAGATCCCACACAGACAAAACCTCCAACACCCTGTGAATGTGGTTCGACTGATTTTGAAGCTGAAGAAGATGTACTGGATACCTGGATGGATTCATCCCTGACAGCCCTGCATGTTACAGGCTGGCTTACAGATCATGAAATGAGATCACCTGCACAGCTGCGACCCCAGGGCCACGATATTATCCGCACGTGGGCATTTTACAGCATACTGCGTTCCAAGGCTCTTCAGGATTCCAGACCCTGGGACTCTATCATGATAAATGGCATGGTGCTAGGGGAAGACGGACACAAGATGAGCAAATCCCGGGGCAACATCATTTCTCCCGAAGAGGTCGTTGATCAGTACAGCTCTGATGCGTTCCGCCAGTGGGCTGCAATCGGAGGTTCGACGGGTTCTGATGTAATGTTCAGATGGAAAGATGTGGTGTCAGGGTCCAGATACTTTAACAAGATGTGGAGCATCTTCCGCTTTTCAATGTCCCATCTGGAAGAATTATTACCCGAAATTCCTGAAGTTGCCACATCCAGCCTGGGCACAGTAGATCGCTGGCTGCTCAGCAAACTCAACAGGCTGATTATTTCCGTAACAGAAAATATGGATAACTACCAGTTCGACGAAGCCTACAAATCCATACGCGGATTTGCCTGGGAAACCCTTGCAGACAACTATATCGAACTTGTCAAAGCCAGACTATATGGAGAGGATGAAACTTCAAAGAAAGCAGCCCGTTATACTCTCTACACAACCCTGGAAACCCTGACCCGCATGCTTGCACCCTTTGCGCCTTTCTTTGCAGAGGAAGTTTATTCCCATATTTCTACAGGCAGCGTCCACCAAACAAAATGGCCCTCTTCAAACAGGGAAATAATCGATGAAACTGCTGAGAAGCAGGGCGAAATAATAAAAGACCTCGCAAGCAGTATCCGCAGGTATAAATCCGATTGTGGTATGGCTCTTAATGCTCCTCTCAAAAAGATCGAGATATATTCTGTAATGGATGATGTTACCGATCTTGAGGGAGCTACAAATTCTGCAGTGGAAGTTATAGAAGGAAAACCTGAATTTGAACATGTGCCCGTCGATGTGAAACCCAACATGGGAATCATCGGACCAAAATTCCGCAAACAGGCTGGCAGTATAATCGCTACCCTGAAAAGCATGGATGCATCCAGGGTTGCACAGATGAAGGAATCCAGATCCATTGATATCGAAGTTGATGGAGAAAAAATAAATCTGGAACCGGAAAGTGTGGAAATAATAAAGGAAGTAACGTCTGCAGGCAGGACCGTGGATGTCCTTGAGGTCAGCGATGTGATGGCAGTAATACTGCGCTAA
- a CDS encoding response regulator transcription factor: MSGEDTAEIMDTFREGLADKTTVFLAPASVSSERLIYFYIQSILENDDQKHIIWLCLKNSRDKVIANFRDYGMEIEDHLDRMWFIDIEDPSKEKKENTLYYSSQTDYMKIGSHTSKLFSEMPGSTMVIDDLNILSKDNLQVVENFLEYIMSNVHQQEGSAVSMLNKGVAGEKEGTLASFFDVVIEISDTGEMHVEMGLKSLDVKYVVEKGKINLYYIQKKIKKERLNILIVDDEPDIPDLLKLSLKDEPYDFLVAYNGKDAIEIAREKIPDLILLDIMMPDMDGYEVVETLKKERDTRDIAIIMITAKTKVDDKLKGMELGIDDYISKPFDKREVNARIKMVMKRFGWKPPEEKE; the protein is encoded by the coding sequence ATGTCCGGCGAAGATACCGCAGAGATTATGGATACTTTTCGTGAAGGACTTGCCGACAAGACTACTGTTTTTCTGGCTCCTGCAAGTGTATCCAGTGAAAGGTTAATCTATTTTTATATTCAGTCCATACTGGAAAATGATGATCAAAAACATATAATCTGGCTCTGTCTGAAAAACTCAAGAGACAAGGTAATAGCTAATTTTAGAGATTATGGGATGGAAATTGAAGACCACCTGGATAGAATGTGGTTTATAGATATTGAAGACCCTTCAAAAGAAAAAAAAGAAAATACCCTTTACTATTCTTCCCAGACCGATTATATGAAAATCGGGTCACATACCTCAAAACTATTTTCTGAAATGCCCGGGTCAACAATGGTTATTGATGACCTGAATATCCTTTCAAAGGACAATCTTCAGGTTGTTGAGAATTTCCTGGAATATATCATGTCAAATGTCCACCAGCAGGAGGGAAGCGCTGTATCAATGCTCAACAAAGGCGTTGCTGGTGAAAAAGAAGGCACATTGGCCTCCTTTTTCGATGTTGTCATCGAGATCTCAGATACCGGAGAGATGCATGTTGAAATGGGACTGAAAAGTCTTGATGTGAAATACGTAGTGGAAAAGGGAAAAATAAATCTATACTATATCCAGAAAAAGATCAAAAAAGAAAGGCTAAATATACTTATTGTGGATGATGAACCCGATATTCCCGACCTTTTGAAATTGTCCCTTAAAGATGAACCCTACGATTTTTTGGTTGCATATAACGGGAAAGATGCCATTGAAATTGCAAGAGAAAAAATACCCGACCTTATATTGCTGGATATAATGATGCCAGATATGGACGGTTATGAGGTCGTTGAGACCCTGAAAAAGGAAAGGGACACAAGAGACATTGCAATTATAATGATCACAGCCAAAACAAAAGTAGATGACAAACTAAAGGGAATGGAACTGGGTATTGATGACTATATTTCAAAGCCCTTTGACAAAAGAGAAGTCAATGCCCGTATAAAGATGGTTATGAAACGTTTTGGCTGGAAGCCTCCGGAAGAAAAAGAATAA